A section of the Papio anubis isolate 15944 chromosome 16, Panubis1.0, whole genome shotgun sequence genome encodes:
- the PPDPF gene encoding pancreatic progenitor cell differentiation and proliferation factor produces MAAIPSSGSLVATHDYYRRRLGSTSSNSSCGSTECPGEAIPHPPGLPKADPGHWWASFFFGKSTLPFMATVLESAEHPEPPQASSSMTTGGLARDAPRKRPGGQSSTASAGPPS; encoded by the exons ATGGCGGCCATCCCCTCCAGCGGCTCGCTCGTGGCCACCCACGACTACTACCGGC GCCGCCTGGGTTCCACTTCCAGCAACAGCTCCTGCGGCAGTACCGAGTGCCCCGGGGAAGCCATTCCCCACCCCCCAG GTCTCCCCAAGGCTGACCCGGGTCACTGGTGGGCCAGCTTCTTTTTCGGGAAGTCCACCCTCCCGTTCATGGCCACGGTGTTGGAGTCCGCAGAGCACCCGGAACCCCCCCAGGCCTCCAGCAGCATGACCACCGGTGGCCTGGCTCGGGACGCCCCGAGGAAGCGGCCCGGCGGTCAGTCCAGCACAGCCAGCGCTGGACCCCCGTCCTGA